In Oryzias latipes chromosome 10, ASM223467v1, the genomic window cctttgtcatggtagggagaacacgtcaatgcaagggtggggtcatctaagatagcacaagggttatggtgtttccacacattggactggaataaTGGTTGATCAGCTTTTGCTGATATcacgtgtgttgtctgctgtgatggccAATTTTTACATTATAACAAAATAAACGTACCATGAGTTGATCTAAATGGTATTTTCAGTtaacaatatatttattttattttaaaaagactttataatggtatagaccaggggtcggcaaccttttttactcaaagagccatttgggaccgcccctaataaaaatgaaagctcccggagccacaacccgttttgacatcattatatatattatgcatgtatatattattcaaaggtgctcattacgtcgatcgcgatcttcaaggacatgagcgtagatcgcgggccagaaaagatttaaaaaaaaaagtacttctttaaaatccaccagccaatcaaaatcctcactgagaagtacgggacttgattgacatggagattggccaatcggagatcgtctgaagcatacaccgctgcaaatgcacattatattctttaaaggatgataccgcggccgcgtgtgggcggagctactggttctggtctgatcgctgcgtggagcgatgtgtttatcattgcatggtagacactgagaatgtggagagatcaggattattattttgaagagttctacttggtaatcatgtttccttgtttgagttcataaaatcatcccagagaaagtctctgcttcaactcctgcaggaaaagctgcgtctcaatctgacgcccgtgtttgcatctctgacagagtttgaagccaaagcccctcctccgcctctccacctgcttttcctctctacctgttcacctgtttacatcctctgcagctgaaagttggtttcccccgcgctcctcagtctgtcctacacagagagcgctaaatacgatagtcggggcgctccagcgcagcacaaggatgaaagagccggatgcaggttatagcggggatagagcgggttaagaaaataaatggaagaaggcagcccgctgaagaaatattcagtactgtacacattttattattagtcagaactttcttttagaaaaatcttttattttatcagtccagcacggaaaaaaaccatcaacaaaagctgttttgggcggtttttggctgggtctggcggttttcagatgacttttcggctggaaaactgcgactctatctggcaacactggcaaGAACTCTtagtctgtcatcagcgagttggtctctgccccacGGCAcatcaagttcccggcagaaaaaCCACTCCGGATccagagtgtttattgaagtcGCCCCGCATGTctcttcctgctatcagctctgcaggtctcacCCGATAAATAcaagctcattacgaagctgttttttatgtggctcgcgcttcgtacggagccatcagcgcccttgaaatgccatgaaaaatgaaaaaactacactaaaatttaattattataaaatactcattattttccaaagtcacagggagccacaacagaaggatgaaagagccacatgtggctccggagccatgggttgccgacccctggtataGGTCAAAACTGTTTaataacttgcctcagacatATGTATCTGGAGGGGTAGGTGGAATCtaaattgattcattgattaatcTTTACATCTGTATTTTGTTCTTACCTTCACTGTGTGTATTGTAAAGCAAtggaacacaaacagaaaatgacTAAAACATCTGCATTTGTGGACAACTACTGAGAAAAACGATCGATCAATCATATAACCTGTCCCTTTGACTCCCACCTCTGCATCTCATTTGTAATTCACTTTTCTAAGTAAAGTcttggtcacaactgccctcacaggtgaatatgggctgtctgtgggtgagaaatgggcaaacctgtacagcaggggtgtcaaacttattttcctcgagggccacatcagtatagtaagttgtcctcaaagggccagatgtcaataaatgtaactaaatgtaatgaaaaataaatgtaactactccttaatgttaaataactcattatttatgatacatttttaaaNNNNNNNNNNNNNNNNNNNNNNNNNNNNNNNNNNNNNNNNNNNNNNNNNNNNNNNNNNNNNNNNNNNNNNNNNNNNNNNNNNNNNNNNNNNNNNNNNNNNNNNNNNNNNNNNNNNNNNNNNNNNNNNNNNNNNNNNNNNNNNNNNNNNNNNNNNNNNNNNNNNNNNNNNNNNNNNNNNNNNNNNNNNNNNNNNNNNNNNNNNNNNNNNNNNNNNNNNNNNNNNNNNNNNNNNNNNNNNNNNNNNNNNNNNNNNNNNNNNNNNNNNNNNNNNNNNNNNNNNNNNNNNNNNNNNNNNNNNNNNNNNNNNNNNNNNNNNNNNNNNNNNNNNNNNNNNNNNNNNNNNNNNNNNNNNNNNNNNNNNNNNNNNNNNNNNNNNNNNNNNNNNNNNNNNNNNNNNNNNNNNNNNNNNNNNNNNNNNNNNNNNNNNNNNNNNNNNNNNNNNNNNNNNNNNNNNNNNNNNNNNNNNNNNNNNNNNNNNNNNNNNNNNNNNNNNNNNNNNNNNNNNNNNNNNNNNNNNNNNNNNNNNNNNNNNNNNNNNNNNNNNNNNNNNNNNNNNNNNNNNNNNNNNNNNNNNNNNNNNNNNNNNNNNNNNNNNNNNNNNNNNNNNNNNNNNNNNNNNNNNNNNNNNNNNNNNNNNNNNNNNNNNNNNNNNNNNNNNNNNNNNNNNNNNNNNNNNNNNNNNNNNNNNNNNNNNNNNNNNNNNNNNNNNNNNNNNNNNNNNNNNNNNNNNNNNNNNNNNNNNNNNNNNNNNNNNNNNNNNNNNNNNNNNNNNNNNNNNNNNNNNNNNNNNNNNNNNNNNNNNNNNNNNNNNNNNNNNNNNNNNNNNNNNNNNNNNNNNNNNNNNNNNNNNNNNNNNNNNNNNNNNNNNNNNNNNNNNNNNNNNNNNNNNNNNNNNNNNNNNNNNNNNNNNNNNNNNNNNNNNNNNNNNNNNNNNNNNNNNNNNNNNNNNNNNNNNNNNNNNNNNNNNNNNNNNNNNNNNNNNNNNNNNNNNNNNNNNNNNTTTGGCAGCTTTTTCCAgagctgacctctgacctctgatgaAACAAGCAGCGTCACAGGAAGAGCTCTTACCTCGCTCGATAAGATGCTGCCGTTGGAGATGATGTCGGGCTGCGGGTCCGTGTAGGCTGACATCACGGCGCCACAACGGGTTGTGGTCAGTGTCGGAGCTCCTGGACGGGCTGCAGGGCTTCAGGAACATGAGGTCGGTTCTTTTGCAGACTCTGGGGTCAGACACACCTGGTAGCAGTAGTTCTGGTTTTGGTGGTGGGAGCCGAAGCTGCCAGACTCCTCCACGGGGACTTTGGGCCACGCCAGGCCCCCCACATTGACCGTGCTTTGCACCAGCATAATGTCAGACTTGctgatcttcttcttcctggagCGGGCCTGCCGCgcgctgcaggagctgcagccaGGCAGCAGTCGCTGATCAGGCACGTGTAGATGTTCAGCTTCTTGTCCTTCTGGCAGCGCACAGCCAGCACGATCATgaccaggaggaagatgaaggacaCGGAGCCCAGGGCGATGATCAGGATGAGGGTCAGGTCCAGGGCGCCATCTTTGGCTTTAGTGGTGGCCCCCTTGTCTCCACCGCCACGGCCTTCAGCAACGCTGTCCACCAGCACCACCAGCACACTGGCGCTGGAGGACAGCGGCGGCTGGCCGTGGTCCCTCACCTCAATCAGCAGGTCATACATCTGGTGGGGGTCTCGCTTGGTGGACACCCGCCTGGCCGTCCTCAGCTCCCCCGTCCTCCAGTCCATCCGGAACATGCCGTTCTCGTTGCCACGCTGGATGCTGTAGGACAGGCGGGCGTTCTCACCGTCGTCTGCATCCATGGCCACCACCCGGGTCACCAGGTAACCTGGCTCAGCTGAACGGGGGAGGGGCTCCCTGGCTGTCCCATTTTTGcccaaaggagccagcacaaggGGGGGGTTGTCATTCTGATCTACAATGATGACCCTGACCGTGGCGTTGGACGCCAGCTCCTCGGCGCCGGAGTCTCTGGCCTGAACCATGAAGGAGAAGTCCTTCAACTGCTCATAATCAAAGGAGCGGAGGGCGTACAGGTACCCCGTCTCCTCATTGATGGACACGTAGGTCTTCACGGACATGCTCTGGATGTCACACTCCAGGATGGAGTAGCTGATCAGGGAGTTCTGCCCCGTGTCCGGGTCCAGGGCCGTGACCGCGTGGATGTACGCCCCAGGCACGTTGTTCTCCGTCACGTACACGTCATACACGGGCTGGGTGAAGGTGGGCGCGTTGTCATTCTCGTCAGACACCTGCACGCGGATGGACTTACTGGTGGCCAGTGACGGGGTTCCCTTGTCCCTCGCGACCACGGTCACTGAGTAGGAGTCCACGTGCTCGCGGTTGAGCGGCCCGTCAGTGACGATTGTAAAATAGTTCCTGAAGGAAGACTTCAGCTTGAAGGGCACGTCCCCCAGGATCTCCACGTGCACCTGTCCGTTGTCCTCCGCGTCCCGGTCCATCACGCTCAGCAGCGCGATCACGGTCCCGGGCGCGGCCTTCTCGCTCACGGACTCCGTGACCGTGCTGAAGGTGATCTCGGGCGCGTTGTCGTTCACGTCGGCCACGTTGACCAGGACCTTGCAGTGCGCGGGGATGGCGTTGGGGCCCAGGTCCTTGGCCTGCACGAAGATCTGGTACAAGCTGCTCTCCTCGAAGTCCACCTCCCCTCGCACCTCGATGCGCCCAGTGCGTGCGTCGATGCTGAAGAGCTCCTTGACGCGGCTGGAGATGTGGTTGCTGAAGGAGTAGACCACTTCCCCGTTCAGCCCCTCGTCCTTGTCCGTGGCGTTCAGCTGGATGACCAGAGTGCCCGCGGGCGCGTTCTCGGGCAAACTCACTGTGTAGACGGGCTGCATGAACGCGGGCACGTTGTCATTAGAGTCCAGAACTTTAACCACGAGCAGCGCGGTGCCGGTGCGCGGGGGCTGCCCGCCGTCCACGGCCGTCAACACGTACCTGTGCGCCGCCTGCTGCTCCCGGTCCAGCGGCTTCTCCAGCACGAGCTCTGCGAACTTGTTCCCGTCCGTCTGGGTCTGCACATCCAGGAAGAAGAAGTTGTTGGTGGTCATGTCGTACGTGCGTAAAGCGTTGGAGCCCACGTCTGGGTCGAAAGCGCTCTCCAGCGGGAAGCGCGTGCCGGGGGTCGCGCTCTCGGAGATCTCCACAGTGATATCGGTCTCCGGGAAACTGGGGGGGTTGTCATTTATGTCCACCACCTCGATTTCCACGCGGAACAGCTCCAGGGGGTCCTCCAGGAACACCTCCATGTTCAGCTGGCAGCTCGCGCTCTGCTTGCAGATGAGCTCGCGGTCTATCTGGTCTTTGACAAACATGACTCCGTTCTCCAGGTTCACTTCCAGGTACGGGCTCCGCGAGCTCGGCACCACCTGAAAGCGGCGCGAGGCTAGTTTTGTGAGGTCCAGCCCCAGGTCCTCCGCAATGTTCCCCACGAACGTTCCGTGTTCTGCCTCCTCCGGCACTGAGTATCTGATCTGAGCGCGCGCTCCTTGGATGACGCACAGCAGGAGCAGAAGCATGGACATCGTGGGAGAACCGGGTGCACGTTGGTCCGAAACACGGGTTCTACACCTGAGTATCATTGGTCTGTGGCGCGTGTAGCAGTATCCATGCGCCTCAGTGGCGCGCGGAAACTCTCCAGATGCGTAAAAGTCTCCAGGAACGCGAGTCCATCAAACCTGGATCCGGCTGCTCTCCTCGCGCACTTTTCCGCGCTCAGCTCCGCTCTCTGGTGAGCTGCGGCTGCGCACAAA contains:
- the LOC101162584 gene encoding protocadherin-10 encodes the protein MILRCRTRVSDQRAPGSPTMSMLLLLLCVIQGARAQIRYSVPEEAEHGTFVGNIAEDLGLDLTKLASRRFQVVPSSRSPYLEVNLENGVMFVKDQIDRELICKQSASCQLNMEVFLEDPLELFRVEIEVVDINDNPPSFPETDITVEISESATPGTRFPLESAFDPDVGSNALRTYDMTTNNFFFLDVQTQTDGNKFAELVLEKPLDREQQAAHRYVLTAVDGGQPPRTGTALLVVKVLDSNDNVPAFMQPVYTVSLPENAPAGTLVIQLNATDKDEGLNGEVVYSFSNHISSRVKELFSIDARTGRIEVRGEVDFEESSLYQIFVQAKDLGPNAIPAHCKVLVNVADVNDNAPEITFSTVTESVSEKAAPGTVIALLSVMDRDAEDNGQVHVEILGDVPFKLKSSFRNYFTIVTDGPLNREHVDSYSVTVVARDKGTPSLATSKSIRVQVSDENDNAPTFTQPVYDVYVTENNVPGAYIHAVTALDPDTGQNSLISYSILECDIQSMSVKTYVSINEETGYLYALRSFDYEQLKDFSFMVQARDSGAEELASNATVRVIIVDQNDNPPLVLAPLGKNGTAREPLPRSAEPGYLVTRVVAMDADDGENARLSYSIQRGNENGMFRMDWRTGELRTARRVSTKRDPHQMYDLLIEVRDHGQPPLSSSASVLVVLVDSVAEGRGGGDKGATTKAKDGALDLTLILIIALGSVSFIFLLVMIVLAVRCQKDKKLNIYTCLISDCCLAAAPAARGRPAPGRRRSASLTLCWCKARSMWGAWRGPKSPWRSLAASAPTTKTRTTATRCV